The Neochlamydia sp. S13 genome has a segment encoding these proteins:
- the hemL gene encoding glutamate-1-semialdehyde 2,1-aminomutase — MLARPKSLEIYRRLCEVIPGGVNSPVRSCQNMHQPPLVAERAWQDLLYDADGHAYIDYCGSWGALIHGHAHPQIIEAAQKRMALGSTFGITTSIEEKLARYVITLMESIDKIRFVSSGTEATMSAIRLARGYTQRELIIKFAGNYHGHADFFLVQAGSGVAGFLPQASSQGIPPEVVRYTICLPYNDIEGCRQVMRDPKNRERIAAVILEPVAGNMGVVPATQEFIHMLRQETSATGALLIFDEVMTGFRVGLKGAQGLYGVRPDLTTFGKIIGGGFPAAAFGGRRDIMDCLAPLGPVYQAGTLSGNPVAMEAGLQALKLLNQEGFYEELLRKTNLITQPIQEYLLSTGKQACIQQAGSMFTLFFGSKKVTHFGDTKQLDNEMFARFFRYLFAKGIYIPPLHIEAWFISQAHREENLIKTRDLILEFLKKEMPCS; from the coding sequence ATGCTTGCTCGCCCAAAAAGTCTAGAAATTTATAGACGTCTTTGTGAAGTAATTCCAGGAGGAGTCAATTCTCCTGTGCGTTCTTGTCAAAATATGCATCAGCCTCCTTTAGTGGCTGAACGCGCTTGGCAAGATCTTCTCTATGATGCTGATGGGCATGCCTATATCGACTACTGCGGTTCGTGGGGAGCTCTCATTCACGGCCATGCACATCCTCAAATTATAGAAGCTGCGCAAAAACGCATGGCCTTAGGCTCTACTTTTGGCATTACGACTTCGATCGAAGAAAAGCTTGCTCGCTATGTCATTACGCTCATGGAATCGATTGATAAAATTCGCTTTGTCTCTTCAGGTACAGAAGCGACAATGAGCGCTATTCGTCTAGCAAGGGGCTACACCCAACGCGAGTTAATTATTAAGTTTGCAGGAAACTATCATGGCCATGCAGATTTCTTTCTTGTACAAGCTGGTTCAGGGGTGGCAGGCTTCCTACCCCAAGCTTCATCACAAGGTATCCCTCCCGAGGTCGTTCGTTATACAATCTGCTTGCCATATAATGACATAGAGGGGTGCCGCCAAGTGATGCGTGACCCTAAAAACCGGGAACGTATTGCTGCTGTGATTTTAGAACCGGTTGCAGGTAATATGGGTGTGGTGCCTGCTACGCAGGAATTTATCCATATGCTACGCCAAGAAACTTCTGCCACAGGCGCTTTATTAATTTTTGATGAAGTCATGACAGGTTTTCGAGTGGGATTAAAGGGAGCGCAAGGCTTGTATGGGGTTCGTCCTGATCTGACTACTTTTGGGAAAATTATTGGAGGGGGCTTTCCTGCCGCTGCTTTTGGAGGACGCCGTGATATTATGGATTGCTTGGCTCCCTTAGGGCCTGTTTATCAAGCGGGAACATTATCCGGAAATCCTGTAGCTATGGAAGCAGGCTTACAAGCCCTAAAGCTCTTAAATCAAGAGGGTTTTTATGAAGAGCTATTACGTAAAACTAATCTCATCACTCAGCCTATCCAGGAATATCTTTTAAGCACAGGTAAGCAGGCTTGCATTCAGCAGGCAGGTTCCATGTTTACTCTGTTTTTTGGTTCTAAAAAAGTTACGCATTTTGGTGATACCAAGCAGTTGGATAACGAAATGTTTGCTCGTTTCTTCCGCTATTTATTTGCAAAAGGCATCTACATTCCTCCCTTGCACATTGAAGCATGGTTTATCTCGCAAGCGCACAGGGAAGAAAATTTAATCAAAACACGCGATCTTATTTTAGAATTTTTAAAAAAAGAGATGCCTTGCTCTTAA
- a CDS encoding hydantoinase/oxoprolinase family protein — MKINQKYKIGIDIGGTNTDVVLLDSDNEVIACAKTATTPDLNTGIKTALKQILDEASIIREDITGIFLGTTQVANAIHQQDNLYRVGVIRIAGHHPQSLPSCLLWPPALKKSMYVDTITINGGFECHGDPITPINPAEIRSALKELLKKNIESLAVIGVYASLNSHHELLVKEIAQEMTQGELPISLSHQIGGAGFIERENSTILNAALKQVMPTAFKNLVAICGDLGIACPLWITQNDGSVADLANANEYPIFTISAGPTNSFIGGSRLAQKEDAIVIDIGGTSTDIGIVRKGIPRRCFNNSCIGGVTLNFPMPDVYSIALGGGSQIQITQEKIHIGPKSCGNKTFSQSLSFGGKQLTLTDIALALGYVDIAGARPQNVSLPRKGCKAVIDEVVKQIYELISKIGPEERSLPVIMIGGGSALLPQHLFDGRFIIPPYAHYANAFGAALATISATIDTVVSLEHRQETLEELQQQAIQAAIQKGADFKTVSIVDIEILPYHYIPNRMARVIVKASGNQPRAI, encoded by the coding sequence ATGAAAATAAATCAAAAATATAAAATCGGCATTGACATTGGTGGAACTAACACAGATGTAGTGCTTTTAGACTCGGATAACGAGGTGATTGCCTGTGCAAAAACTGCTACCACTCCCGACTTAAATACAGGCATTAAAACAGCTTTAAAGCAAATCCTTGATGAAGCCTCTATTATCCGTGAAGATATTACGGGGATATTTTTAGGAACTACCCAGGTAGCCAATGCCATTCACCAACAGGATAATCTTTACCGCGTAGGAGTGATTCGCATTGCTGGGCATCATCCCCAATCGCTACCTAGTTGTTTACTATGGCCTCCTGCGCTTAAAAAAAGCATGTATGTAGATACCATTACTATTAATGGAGGCTTTGAATGCCATGGCGATCCTATCACGCCTATCAATCCTGCTGAGATTAGATCGGCTTTAAAAGAGTTGTTGAAAAAAAACATTGAAAGCTTAGCAGTTATTGGGGTCTATGCCTCATTAAATTCTCATCACGAGCTGCTGGTAAAAGAAATTGCGCAAGAGATGACGCAAGGAGAACTGCCTATCTCTCTTTCCCATCAAATTGGGGGAGCAGGCTTTATTGAACGCGAAAACTCCACCATTTTAAATGCTGCTTTAAAACAAGTCATGCCTACGGCGTTTAAAAATTTAGTGGCCATTTGTGGAGATCTGGGAATCGCTTGCCCTCTTTGGATTACACAAAACGATGGAAGTGTAGCGGACTTGGCAAACGCTAATGAATATCCTATCTTTACCATCTCAGCAGGCCCTACCAATTCATTTATTGGAGGCTCACGTCTAGCCCAAAAAGAAGATGCTATTGTTATTGATATTGGTGGCACCTCCACGGATATTGGAATCGTTCGTAAAGGCATTCCACGCCGCTGTTTTAATAATTCATGCATAGGGGGAGTGACTCTAAATTTTCCTATGCCTGATGTATATTCTATAGCTTTAGGAGGAGGCAGCCAGATTCAAATTACCCAAGAGAAAATTCATATTGGCCCTAAAAGCTGCGGCAATAAAACTTTCTCGCAATCACTCAGCTTTGGGGGAAAGCAATTGACTCTGACAGATATCGCCCTAGCTTTAGGCTATGTAGATATTGCTGGAGCCCGCCCCCAAAACGTATCCTTGCCTAGGAAAGGTTGTAAAGCAGTTATCGATGAAGTGGTCAAACAAATTTATGAGCTTATCTCAAAAATTGGGCCTGAAGAACGTTCCCTGCCTGTGATTATGATTGGAGGGGGCTCTGCTTTATTGCCGCAACATCTTTTTGACGGGCGCTTTATTATTCCTCCCTATGCTCATTATGCGAATGCATTTGGTGCTGCCCTTGCTACGATTTCGGCCACTATTGATACTGTCGTTTCTTTAGAACATCGCCAGGAGACCTTAGAAGAGCTACAGCAACAAGCTATTCAAGCTGCTATCCAAAAAGGCGCTGATTTTAAAACAGTTAGCATTGTAGATATAGAGATTTTACCTTATCACTATATACCTAATCGAATGGCTAGAGTCATTGTAAAAGCATCAGGCAATCAACCCAGGGCCATTTAG